The following are encoded in a window of Legionella geestiana genomic DNA:
- the aceA gene encoding isocitrate lyase, giving the protein MDTREQIQRLEKDWTTNPRWHGIERHYSAEDVVRLRPTLRIIHTLAAHGCHKLWSMLQEDQPVTALGCLTGNQAIQAVQAGLKAIYCSGWQVAGDHNSAGQVYPDQSLYPVDSVPKLVETINNALLRTDEIHRLGNDTSIDWFAPIIADAEAGFGGNLNAFELMKHMIRAGAAAVHFEDQLASAKKCGHMGGKVLVPTMEAINKLVAARLASDIMDVATLIIARTDANGANLITSDIDPNDQEFLTGERSVEGYYYTKPGLEQAISRGLAYAPFADIIWCETSKPNLEEARTFAKAIHARFPGKLLCYNCSPSFNWQANVSEHDLKTFREQLFAMGYRYQFITLAGWHCLNLAMFETAKSYCEEGMLAYSRLQQQEMRREADGFRATKHQAFVGTGYFDAVQNTIMKGQSSTTALKGSTEHEQFHPHGKA; this is encoded by the coding sequence ATGGACACACGGGAGCAGATTCAGCGTCTTGAAAAAGACTGGACAACCAACCCCCGATGGCACGGTATTGAGCGCCATTACAGCGCCGAAGACGTGGTTCGACTGCGTCCCACGCTTCGCATTATTCATACGCTGGCCGCTCATGGCTGCCATAAATTGTGGAGTATGCTGCAGGAAGACCAGCCGGTGACGGCTCTTGGCTGCCTGACCGGCAACCAGGCTATCCAGGCGGTTCAGGCCGGACTTAAGGCCATTTACTGTTCCGGCTGGCAGGTGGCGGGTGACCATAACAGCGCGGGTCAGGTGTATCCTGACCAGAGCCTGTATCCGGTGGATTCCGTGCCAAAACTCGTTGAAACGATTAATAATGCCCTGTTGCGTACCGATGAAATTCACCGCCTCGGCAACGACACTTCCATCGACTGGTTTGCGCCCATTATTGCCGATGCCGAGGCTGGATTTGGCGGCAACCTGAATGCCTTTGAGCTCATGAAGCACATGATTCGCGCCGGTGCCGCTGCCGTTCATTTTGAAGATCAGCTCGCATCCGCCAAAAAATGCGGCCACATGGGAGGCAAGGTGCTGGTGCCGACGATGGAGGCCATCAATAAACTGGTGGCCGCGCGCCTTGCCTCTGACATCATGGACGTGGCAACCCTCATTATCGCCCGAACAGATGCGAATGGCGCCAACCTGATAACCAGCGATATAGACCCCAACGACCAGGAATTCCTGACCGGTGAGCGTTCTGTCGAAGGCTATTACTATACCAAACCCGGATTAGAGCAGGCCATCAGCCGTGGACTGGCCTATGCGCCCTTTGCCGATATCATCTGGTGTGAAACCTCCAAACCCAATCTTGAGGAAGCCCGCACGTTTGCCAAAGCCATTCACGCGCGCTTCCCGGGCAAGCTGCTCTGCTACAACTGCTCGCCATCGTTTAACTGGCAGGCGAACGTCTCCGAGCACGACCTGAAAACCTTTCGCGAACAACTCTTTGCCATGGGGTATCGCTACCAGTTCATCACCCTTGCCGGCTGGCACTGTTTAAATCTTGCCATGTTTGAAACCGCCAAATCCTACTGTGAAGAAGGCATGCTCGCCTACTCAAGGCTGCAGCAGCAGGAAATGCGCCGGGAAGCAGATGGTTTTCGCGCAACGAAACACCAGGCGTTTGTAGGCACGGGGTATTTTGACGCGGTGCAAAACACCATTATGAAGGGTCAAAGCAGTACAACGGCGCTTAAAGGCAGCACCGAACATGAGCAGTTTCATCCGCATGGGAAAGCGTAA
- the aceB gene encoding malate synthase A gives MKKNGISLRGTVPAEAAFILSPEAMDFLTHMERHFREERRILLKKREARQALLDSGGTLDFLSETENIRKGNWRLDNTPHDLQDRRVEITGPVERKMMINALNSGARVFMADFEDSNAPTFANCLLGQRNLFDAVRKTITFTDPNSGKHYALNEETAVLMVRPRGWHLDEAHVLVDGEPMSASLFDALLYLFHNAEALKRHNTGPYYYLPKMESHLEARLWADVFTEAERFLHMPHASIKATVLIETIPAAFEMDEIIYALRDYITGLNCGRWDYIFSFIKKFRNHPDCILPNRAEVTMTSPFLAAYVNLLIQTCHRRGVHAMGGMAAQIPIRNDEVANREAFLRVLEDKTREVNAGHDGTWVAHPGLIPVAMEAFNRGMPGPHQLSRQPDVHIRREDLLSIPQGKITEDGIRNNIRVGLLYLKSWLLGNGCVPVNNLMEDAATAEICRAQLWQWLHFAAPVEGIGPLRESLLRSMMEAIFQEEMQAITGKSSEAEALQHAHKVLDTLIFGTKFEDFLTTVAYPYLIEGNRHGHTGADSAS, from the coding sequence ATGAAAAAAAACGGCATCAGTCTGCGTGGAACTGTCCCCGCTGAAGCAGCCTTCATCCTTTCACCAGAGGCCATGGATTTTCTGACACACATGGAGCGGCACTTTCGAGAAGAACGCCGGATACTTCTAAAAAAACGCGAGGCGCGACAGGCACTTCTGGATAGTGGTGGAACGCTCGATTTTCTGTCGGAAACGGAAAACATCCGCAAGGGCAACTGGCGCCTTGACAATACTCCCCATGATTTGCAGGACCGGCGCGTGGAAATCACAGGCCCCGTGGAGCGAAAAATGATGATAAACGCGCTCAACAGCGGCGCGCGCGTTTTCATGGCGGATTTTGAAGACTCCAATGCACCGACCTTTGCAAACTGCCTGCTCGGTCAGCGCAACCTGTTTGATGCCGTGCGCAAAACCATCACGTTTACAGACCCAAACTCTGGTAAACACTACGCCCTGAACGAAGAAACTGCCGTTCTGATGGTGCGCCCGCGTGGCTGGCACCTTGATGAGGCGCACGTACTGGTGGATGGTGAGCCGATGTCCGCCTCGCTCTTTGACGCCCTGCTGTATCTCTTTCATAACGCTGAAGCCCTGAAGCGCCATAATACAGGACCCTATTATTATCTGCCCAAAATGGAATCACATCTTGAGGCACGTCTTTGGGCTGACGTGTTTACGGAAGCAGAGCGCTTTCTTCACATGCCGCATGCCTCCATCAAGGCAACTGTGCTGATTGAAACCATTCCGGCCGCTTTTGAAATGGATGAAATCATTTATGCGCTTCGTGATTACATCACAGGACTGAACTGCGGGCGCTGGGATTATATCTTTTCATTCATCAAAAAATTCCGTAACCACCCTGACTGCATCCTTCCAAACCGGGCCGAAGTCACCATGACCAGCCCGTTTCTCGCAGCCTATGTGAACCTTTTGATTCAAACCTGCCACCGTCGGGGCGTACATGCGATGGGGGGCATGGCCGCACAGATACCGATTCGCAATGATGAAGTGGCAAACAGAGAAGCCTTTCTGCGGGTGCTTGAGGATAAAACACGTGAAGTGAATGCCGGTCATGATGGCACATGGGTAGCACACCCAGGCCTCATTCCTGTAGCCATGGAGGCGTTTAACCGGGGAATGCCTGGTCCGCATCAACTCTCAAGGCAGCCTGATGTGCACATCAGGCGCGAAGACCTTCTCTCCATACCTCAGGGCAAAATAACGGAAGATGGCATTCGCAATAACATCCGCGTTGGACTTTTATATCTGAAATCCTGGCTCCTGGGGAACGGCTGTGTGCCTGTCAATAACCTCATGGAAGACGCGGCTACGGCTGAAATCTGTCGCGCTCAGCTCTGGCAGTGGCTGCACTTTGCCGCCCCCGTTGAAGGCATCGGACCTTTGCGTGAATCGCTGCTGCGCTCCATGATGGAGGCCATTTTTCAGGAAGAAATGCAAGCCATAACGGGAAAGAGCAGTGAAGCAGAGGCGCTCCAGCATGCACACAAAGTACTTGATACCCTGATTTTTGGCACGAAATTTGAAGATTTTCTTACAACCGTTGCATATCCCTATCTCATAGAAGGAAATCGCCATGGACACACGGGAGCAGATTCAGCGTCTTGA
- the ppk1 gene encoding polyphosphate kinase 1 encodes MAIELSHPDCYINREVSALAFNERVLALAHDERVPLLERMRFLCICSGNLDEFFEIRMAGLREKIALSSRSPALDGQPAEELFSHLSKGAHRLSDELYRIYNAELLPAMARESIHFLPTDAWSDDIIMWSKHYFKNEILPIVSPIALDLAHPFPRLFNKSLNFIIALSGKDAFDRNIDYAVVHAPRALPRMLRLPSELCPDGTYFVHLSSIIKMHVGNLFPGMEIGGCHAFRLTRNSDLFLRDEEVDDLAAAVQREIFSRHYGHVVRLEVDAACPTSTVDFLLQKHHLRHEDVYFCDGPVNLHRYLGAVNSINRPDLNYQPFKPQYPMFMENRRNLFAVLDEQDILLHHPYQSFDVVIDFVRQAAADPQVLAIKQTLYRTHSGSVMVSALAEAARSGKEVTAVIELRARFDEESNLKLANRLHEAGVLVLYGVVGYKTHAKMTLVVRRFHGKLKRYVHLSTGNYHEKTAQRYTDMGLLTSEPSITTDVQMIFQQLTGLGKTVRLKSLFNAPFTLQKCLLEQIEKCTQAALAKKNAEIFIKVNGLTDKTMIKALYEASIAGVKIHLFVRSICCLKPQVAGVSENIRVTSIVGRFLEHHRIYHFLADEEETMFCSSADLMERNLYNRIEILYPILDAECQKRIRQEIIKNYQKDNRDAWEMQADGSYLANTSGRHSAQTWLLEHFSKEKGA; translated from the coding sequence ATGGCGATTGAATTGAGTCACCCGGACTGTTACATCAACCGCGAAGTCTCCGCTCTCGCGTTTAACGAGCGCGTGCTTGCACTGGCGCATGATGAGCGGGTGCCGCTTCTTGAGCGCATGCGTTTTCTCTGTATCTGCAGCGGGAATCTGGACGAGTTTTTTGAAATCCGCATGGCAGGATTGCGCGAAAAAATCGCACTCTCCTCGCGCAGCCCTGCGCTGGACGGCCAGCCTGCGGAAGAACTGTTTTCGCATCTCAGCAAGGGGGCTCACCGCCTCTCAGATGAACTCTACCGCATTTATAACGCCGAGCTTTTGCCGGCGATGGCGCGCGAATCCATCCATTTTCTGCCGACAGATGCATGGTCTGACGATATTATCATGTGGTCCAAGCACTATTTTAAAAATGAAATACTGCCGATTGTCAGCCCCATCGCGCTCGATTTAGCGCACCCCTTCCCGCGGCTTTTCAATAAAAGCCTGAATTTCATTATCGCCTTAAGTGGCAAGGACGCCTTTGACCGAAACATCGATTATGCCGTGGTGCATGCACCGCGCGCACTGCCGCGCATGCTGCGCCTGCCCTCAGAGCTTTGTCCTGATGGCACTTATTTTGTACACCTGTCCTCCATCATCAAAATGCACGTTGGTAACCTTTTCCCCGGCATGGAAATTGGCGGCTGCCACGCTTTCAGGCTGACACGCAACAGTGATTTGTTTTTGCGTGATGAAGAAGTCGATGACCTTGCCGCAGCGGTTCAGCGAGAAATTTTCTCACGCCACTACGGACATGTGGTGCGGCTTGAGGTAGATGCCGCGTGCCCGACTTCCACCGTGGATTTTCTCCTGCAAAAACACCACCTGCGCCATGAAGATGTCTATTTTTGTGATGGACCGGTGAATCTGCATCGCTATCTTGGTGCGGTTAACAGCATCAACCGCCCTGATTTAAATTATCAACCCTTCAAACCGCAGTATCCAATGTTCATGGAGAACCGGCGAAACCTGTTTGCGGTTCTTGATGAGCAGGATATCCTGCTGCACCATCCTTACCAAAGCTTTGATGTAGTGATTGATTTTGTGCGCCAGGCAGCCGCCGACCCTCAGGTGCTCGCCATCAAACAAACGCTCTATCGCACGCATTCGGGCTCTGTAATGGTAAGTGCGCTTGCAGAAGCGGCGCGTTCCGGCAAGGAGGTCACCGCCGTAATCGAACTGCGTGCGCGCTTTGATGAAGAATCAAACCTCAAACTGGCCAACCGTCTGCATGAGGCAGGAGTGCTGGTGCTTTATGGGGTTGTAGGCTATAAAACACATGCAAAAATGACGCTGGTGGTGCGCCGTTTTCATGGGAAACTCAAGCGCTACGTGCATTTAAGTACCGGTAATTATCATGAAAAAACGGCGCAGCGCTATACGGATATGGGATTGCTGACCAGTGAGCCGTCTATCACGACTGATGTCCAGATGATTTTTCAGCAATTGACGGGCCTTGGTAAAACGGTGCGGCTGAAGTCGCTGTTCAATGCGCCCTTTACGCTGCAAAAATGCCTGCTTGAACAGATTGAAAAATGCACACAGGCAGCCCTTGCAAAAAAGAACGCGGAAATTTTCATCAAGGTGAACGGCCTCACCGACAAAACCATGATAAAGGCTTTATACGAGGCATCGATAGCCGGCGTAAAAATCCATCTTTTTGTGCGCAGCATCTGCTGCCTTAAACCGCAGGTTGCCGGTGTTTCAGAAAACATCCGTGTGACCTCCATTGTGGGGCGTTTTCTTGAACATCATCGCATTTACCATTTTCTGGCAGACGAAGAAGAAACGATGTTTTGCTCCAGTGCGGATTTGATGGAGCGCAACCTCTATAACCGCATTGAAATTTTATATCCGATTCTGGATGCAGAGTGCCAGAAGCGCATTCGTCAGGAAATTATTAAAAACTACCAGAAGGACAACCGTGACGCGTGGGAAATGCAGGCCGATGGCAGCTATCTTGCGAACACCTCGGGACGCCACAGTGCACAAACCTGGCTGCTTGAACATTTTTCCAAAGAAAAGGGCGCCTGA